From one Geoalkalibacter halelectricus genomic stretch:
- a CDS encoding TVP38/TMEM64 family protein, whose protein sequence is MPQEKKKILSGKGWLLGGLLVAALTMAAAWRWTPLQEYVTRDSLAYWVEMIRASPYTPLILMAVYILATLILFPISLLILTTVLTFGPLWGGVYALSGSLLGAMVAYWMGMKLGRETLEKLSGKWLDKVNRALARKGIVAVITVRLMPVAPFTIINLVSGASRIRFFDFILGTFVGMGPGILVIAIFGRGLERLISKPDWDTLAIFLLAVAVAGGLFWLLRRALRKEVEKDAED, encoded by the coding sequence GTGCCGCAGGAAAAGAAAAAAATCTTATCGGGAAAAGGTTGGCTGCTGGGTGGTCTGTTGGTGGCCGCGCTGACGATGGCAGCTGCCTGGCGCTGGACGCCCCTGCAGGAGTATGTCACTCGCGATAGTCTGGCATACTGGGTCGAAATGATCAGGGCCAGTCCCTACACCCCGCTCATTTTGATGGCTGTTTATATTCTGGCCACCCTGATCTTATTCCCCATCTCTTTGCTGATTTTGACCACCGTGCTGACTTTTGGCCCCCTGTGGGGGGGTGTCTATGCGCTGAGCGGTTCTTTGCTAGGTGCCATGGTTGCGTATTGGATGGGAATGAAGCTTGGTCGCGAGACCCTGGAGAAACTTTCGGGAAAGTGGCTCGACAAGGTCAATCGGGCACTTGCTCGCAAGGGTATAGTGGCTGTGATCACGGTGCGCCTGATGCCCGTGGCACCCTTCACCATCATAAATTTGGTGTCCGGAGCCTCTCGTATTAGATTTTTTGATTTTATCCTCGGCACTTTCGTCGGCATGGGTCCCGGAATCCTGGTGATTGCGATCTTCGGTCGCGGCCTTGAGCGGTTGATCAGTAAACCTGATTGGGACACACTGGCTATTTTCCTTTTGGCCGTGGCGGTCGCTGGCGGGTTGTTCTGGTTGCTGCGCAGAGCTCTCCGTAAAGAGGTCGAAAAGGATGCGGAAGACTAA
- a CDS encoding TVP38/TMEM64 family protein, with translation MAASPQFDNYLTTGSIKLRYFHRLRPESGLKSQRGEICVSQAKKKNISRKGWLLAGLLVAALLMAAVWRWTPLQEHVTRENLAHWVETIRASPHTPFILMAVYLLATLVFLPINLLNLTTVLTFGPLWGFVYGLSGSVLSAVVAYWVGMKLGRETLEKISRRWLDKINRALARKGIITVITMCLMPVAPFSIINLVSGASRIKFSDFILGTLVGMGAGITVIAIFGSGLERLISKPDWGSFFVFLLAVTVSGGLFWLLYRVLGRAIEDDKEA, from the coding sequence ATGGCCGCGTCGCCCCAGTTTGACAATTACCTGACCACGGGCAGTATAAAATTACGTTATTTTCATCGCCTTCGACCCGAATCAGGGCTGAAGTCACAACGCGGGGAAATCTGCGTGTCGCAGGCAAAGAAAAAAAACATATCGCGCAAAGGCTGGCTGCTGGCTGGTCTATTGGTCGCCGCGCTGTTGATGGCCGCCGTCTGGCGCTGGACGCCCCTGCAGGAGCATGTCACTCGCGAGAACCTGGCACACTGGGTCGAAACGATCCGGGCCAGTCCCCACACCCCGTTCATTTTGATGGCAGTCTATCTCCTCGCCACCCTGGTGTTCTTACCCATCAATTTGCTGAATTTGACCACCGTGCTGACATTTGGCCCCCTATGGGGGTTTGTCTATGGGCTGAGTGGTTCTGTGTTGAGTGCCGTGGTGGCGTATTGGGTGGGGATGAAGCTTGGTCGCGAGACCCTGGAGAAAATTTCGAGAAGATGGCTCGACAAGATCAACCGAGCCCTTGCCCGCAAGGGCATAATAACTGTGATCACGATGTGTTTGATGCCCGTGGCTCCATTCAGTATCATCAACCTGGTGTCCGGGGCCTCCCGTATCAAATTTTCTGATTTTATTCTTGGTACTTTGGTCGGCATGGGTGCCGGAATTACGGTGATAGCGATCTTCGGCAGCGGCCTTGAGCGGTTGATCAGCAAACCTGATTGGGGCTCATTTTTTGTTTTTCTTCTGGCCGTGACCGTCTCTGGCGGGTTGTTCTGGTTGCTGTATAGAGTTCTCGGTAGAGCGATCGAAGATGATAAAGAGGCCTGA
- a CDS encoding phospholipase D family protein: protein MGPPSLPRQALPATPLGRRTLLGVVARWFLLLCLWGLVAGCALPTLDHRTHSTAISHEQASATRLGLAVEPQVTAHPGKSGVHSLQDPHEAFAARVFLAKTADRTLDVQYYIWRGDMTGTLLLEALHAAADRGVRVRLLLDDNGTTGLDEELSALDSHPYIEVRLFNPFVVRRPKWLGFVTDFSRANRRMHNKSFTADNLVTIVGGRNIGDAYFGAGDGLLFIDLDVFAIGPVVGCVSDDFDRYWVSQSSYPAARILPPVREDRLNQLAAKASRVERDPQAFNYVNAVRRASSVAGLMTGDLELSWSNVTMVSDDPAKGLGLAEPEDLLIRQLGEILGEPARDVELVSPYFVPTAAGVAAFSALSERGVRVRVLTNSLEATDVAAVHAGYAKRRKALLKSGVELYEIRRRTSEVERGKSAGPLGSSASSLHAKTFSVDRERVFVGSFNFDPRSSNLNTELGFIIDSPELAQQIDEVFDQKIQSHSYEVRLSEKGRLYWLEQQGDTQVRHDSEPRAGLWRRSGVFLLSLLPIEWLL from the coding sequence ATGGGTCCGCCTTCATTGCCGAGGCAGGCCTTGCCCGCCACCCCATTAGGCAGGCGCACGCTCCTGGGGGTCGTGGCCCGTTGGTTTTTGCTGCTGTGTCTGTGGGGCCTGGTGGCGGGATGCGCCCTGCCCACGCTGGATCATCGCACCCACTCCACGGCCATCAGTCATGAGCAGGCTTCTGCGACGCGCCTGGGGCTGGCCGTGGAGCCCCAGGTTACGGCTCACCCGGGTAAGAGCGGAGTGCACTCCCTGCAAGATCCCCACGAGGCGTTCGCCGCGCGGGTATTTCTCGCCAAGACGGCCGACCGGACTCTCGATGTGCAGTATTACATCTGGCGCGGAGATATGACCGGGACACTGTTGCTTGAGGCCCTGCATGCCGCTGCCGATCGGGGCGTGCGGGTGCGGCTGCTGCTTGACGACAACGGCACCACGGGCCTGGATGAGGAACTCTCGGCCTTGGACAGCCATCCGTACATTGAGGTGCGCCTGTTCAATCCCTTTGTCGTGCGTCGCCCCAAGTGGTTGGGATTTGTCACGGATTTCTCTCGCGCCAATCGCCGCATGCACAACAAATCCTTTACCGCCGACAACCTGGTGACCATCGTCGGGGGGCGCAATATCGGTGATGCCTACTTCGGCGCCGGCGACGGGTTGTTGTTCATCGATCTCGATGTGTTTGCCATCGGTCCGGTGGTGGGCTGTGTTTCGGATGATTTCGATCGTTACTGGGTGAGTCAATCATCCTATCCCGCCGCCCGCATTCTGCCGCCGGTGCGCGAGGACCGCCTGAATCAACTCGCCGCCAAGGCATCGCGCGTTGAGCGCGACCCCCAGGCCTTCAACTATGTGAACGCGGTGCGCAGGGCCAGTTCGGTGGCCGGTCTCATGACCGGGGATTTGGAGCTGTCCTGGTCCAATGTCACCATGGTGAGTGACGACCCCGCCAAGGGACTCGGGCTTGCCGAACCGGAGGATTTGCTCATCCGCCAGCTTGGGGAAATTCTCGGTGAACCGGCCCGTGACGTGGAACTGGTATCGCCTTACTTCGTGCCGACCGCGGCGGGAGTCGCGGCATTTTCCGCACTGTCCGAACGTGGGGTCAGAGTGCGTGTCCTCACCAATTCCCTGGAGGCCACCGATGTGGCGGCGGTGCATGCGGGCTACGCCAAACGCCGCAAGGCGTTGCTCAAATCAGGTGTCGAACTCTACGAGATTCGCCGCCGCACCTCAGAGGTCGAGCGCGGCAAGAGCGCCGGCCCCCTCGGCAGTTCCGCATCCAGCCTGCATGCCAAGACCTTTTCGGTGGATCGCGAACGGGTGTTCGTCGGCTCCTTCAATTTCGACCCACGCTCTTCCAATCTCAATACCGAGTTGGGATTCATCATCGACAGCCCCGAGTTGGCGCAGCAGATCGATGAGGTGTTCGACCAGAAAATCCAATCCCATTCCTACGAAGTGCGCCTCAGCGAGAAGGGCCGGCTTTACTGGCTCGAGCAGCAGGGCGATACCCAAGTGCGTCATGATTCCGAACCGCGGGCCGGTTTGTGGCGTCGCAGCGGAGTTTTTCTGCTCTCGCTGTTGCCCATCGAGTGGTTGTTATGA
- the hgcA gene encoding mercury methylation corrinoid protein HgcA, producing the protein MSEKKSCCPPKTAPENPAACCPPPKAADAVAEKTACCPPPSLRERPGYRLWSFVSGWMNTEVGEIPQVRTKLDWGDRVGRWQMRWGLGRMRYRIAPGLYAVGRPDPQSPVLVTANYKMSFDALRCELKGRHLWILVLETQGINVWCAAGKGTFGTDELVRRIRATGLERLVSHRRLILPQLGAVGVAAHEVRKQSGFQVIYGPVRAADLPALLNGGEKAVTLGMRRVEFPLGERLALTPVELVSMGKITLWAVLILLVLAGIGPGIFSFSAAFSRGTTAVAVYLVGVFAGAVLTPLLLPWLPWRAFSAKGALVGAGLALVILIASSGVGLFNTLALILSLAAVSSYCAMNFTGSTTFTSPSGVEKEMRRAIPLQAGALLLAGIFWLGSGF; encoded by the coding sequence GTGTCTGAAAAAAAATCCTGCTGTCCTCCCAAAACCGCCCCCGAAAACCCCGCCGCCTGCTGTCCTCCCCCGAAGGCTGCCGATGCGGTCGCGGAAAAAACAGCCTGCTGTCCGCCGCCAAGCCTTCGGGAGCGGCCCGGCTATCGCCTCTGGTCCTTTGTCAGCGGATGGATGAATACGGAGGTGGGCGAGATTCCACAGGTTCGCACCAAGTTGGACTGGGGTGATCGGGTCGGCCGCTGGCAGATGCGCTGGGGGCTCGGACGCATGCGCTACCGCATCGCGCCCGGTCTGTATGCCGTGGGGCGCCCCGATCCGCAGTCTCCGGTGCTGGTGACCGCCAATTACAAGATGAGCTTCGATGCCCTGCGCTGCGAGCTAAAAGGGCGCCATCTGTGGATTCTGGTGCTGGAAACGCAGGGCATCAACGTCTGGTGCGCGGCCGGCAAGGGCACTTTCGGTACCGATGAGTTGGTGCGGCGCATCCGCGCCACGGGTTTGGAGCGACTGGTCAGCCACCGGCGCCTGATCCTGCCCCAACTCGGCGCTGTCGGGGTGGCGGCCCATGAAGTCAGGAAGCAGAGTGGATTTCAGGTGATTTACGGCCCGGTTCGCGCCGCCGATCTGCCGGCCCTGCTCAATGGCGGTGAGAAAGCCGTCACCCTGGGCATGCGTCGGGTGGAATTTCCCCTGGGCGAGCGCCTGGCGCTTACTCCGGTCGAGCTGGTGAGCATGGGCAAGATCACCCTGTGGGCGGTGCTGATCCTGTTGGTACTGGCCGGCATCGGACCGGGGATCTTTTCATTCTCCGCCGCTTTCAGTCGCGGCACCACGGCCGTGGCGGTCTACCTTGTCGGAGTTTTCGCGGGCGCGGTGCTCACCCCGCTGCTGCTGCCGTGGCTGCCCTGGCGTGCTTTTTCCGCCAAGGGAGCGCTGGTCGGAGCCGGGCTGGCCCTGGTGATTCTTATCGCCTCTTCAGGGGTCGGCCTGTTCAACACTCTGGCCCTGATTCTGTCCCTGGCGGCGGTCAGCTCTTATTGCGCCATGAACTTCACCGGCTCGACCACCTTCACCTCACCCTCGGGGGTGGAGAAGGAGATGCGCCGCGCCATCCCCTTGCAGGCCGGTGCGCTGCTTCTGGCCGGGATCTTCTGGCTGGGTTCGGGATTCTAA
- the hgcB gene encoding mercury methylation ferredoxin HgcB, whose amino-acid sequence MKKMRYLDNVVTLRLDEATCIGCGMCPRVCPHGVLELFDGKARIVERDLCMECGACARNCQVEALSVKAGVGCASAIIHSWLTGEEPSCDCGGSSC is encoded by the coding sequence ATGAAGAAAATGCGTTACCTCGACAACGTCGTCACCCTCAGGCTCGATGAAGCAACCTGCATCGGCTGCGGAATGTGCCCCAGGGTCTGCCCCCACGGGGTGCTCGAATTGTTCGACGGCAAGGCGCGCATCGTGGAGCGCGATCTGTGCATGGAATGCGGCGCCTGCGCCCGCAACTGCCAGGTTGAGGCTCTGTCGGTCAAGGCCGGGGTAGGCTGCGCCTCGGCCATCATCCACAGTTGGCTGACCGGGGAAGAGCCGAGCTGCGACTGCGGTGGGTCGAGTTGTTGA
- a CDS encoding DUF3375 domain-containing protein — MALDFQTLELLRRNHPAWRLLRSDHASLVASFLHRVFIAPNVRTMAQADLAEALEDELFALRERHGAESFPRSAAAYLNDWADNEKGWLRKFYPAGSDEPHFDLTPATEKALAWLASLTERAFVGTESRLLTLFELLRQMSEGSQTDPEARIAELHKRRAEIDGEIACILDGDIPLLDDTALKDRFQQFLQLARELLTDFREVEHNFRTLDRRVRERIALWEGSKGALLEDIMGERDAIADSDQGKSFRAFWDFLMSQRRQEELSRLLGQVLDLAPIAETRPEPRLRRVHYDWLEAGEHTQRTVARLSQQLRRFLDDQAWLENRRIMDILHGIESRALALRDAPPPGEVMELAENAPTIDLPLERPLYSAPVKPLIADVELESGAAEVDTAALYAQVVVDRAELLRHLRQALQERPQISLAEVIQRHPLRHGLAELLIYLQLAGDWPQTAVDEDHQDLIEWPTDDGTIRRARLPRIVFLRMS, encoded by the coding sequence ATGGCCCTCGATTTTCAAACACTTGAGCTGCTGCGCCGCAACCATCCCGCTTGGCGGCTGCTGCGATCCGACCATGCCAGCCTGGTGGCGAGTTTTCTGCATCGGGTGTTTATCGCGCCCAACGTGCGCACCATGGCCCAGGCCGATCTGGCCGAGGCGCTGGAGGATGAACTTTTCGCCTTGCGCGAGCGCCACGGCGCGGAGAGTTTTCCGCGTTCCGCCGCGGCCTACCTCAATGACTGGGCGGATAACGAAAAGGGCTGGCTGCGCAAATTTTATCCGGCGGGGTCGGATGAGCCTCATTTTGATCTGACGCCGGCCACGGAAAAGGCCTTGGCCTGGCTGGCGAGTCTCACCGAGCGCGCCTTTGTCGGCACCGAGTCGCGACTGCTGACCCTTTTTGAATTGCTGCGGCAGATGAGCGAGGGCAGTCAGACCGATCCCGAGGCGCGCATTGCCGAACTGCACAAGCGCCGCGCCGAGATCGACGGCGAAATCGCCTGCATCCTCGACGGCGACATCCCCCTCCTGGACGACACGGCACTCAAAGACCGCTTTCAGCAGTTTCTGCAACTGGCCCGCGAACTGCTCACCGACTTTCGCGAGGTCGAGCATAATTTTCGCACTCTGGATCGCCGGGTGCGCGAGCGCATCGCCCTGTGGGAAGGATCCAAGGGCGCGCTGCTCGAAGATATCATGGGCGAGCGCGACGCCATCGCCGATTCGGACCAGGGAAAAAGCTTTCGCGCTTTCTGGGATTTCCTCATGTCGCAGCGCCGTCAGGAAGAGTTGAGCCGCCTGCTGGGGCAGGTTTTGGATCTGGCGCCCATTGCCGAGACCCGTCCCGAACCACGCCTGCGGCGGGTGCATTATGACTGGCTTGAAGCCGGTGAACACACCCAGCGCACCGTGGCCCGTCTCTCTCAGCAGTTGCGGCGCTTTCTCGACGATCAGGCCTGGTTGGAGAATCGGCGCATCATGGACATCCTGCACGGCATCGAATCGCGTGCCCTGGCCCTGCGCGACGCCCCGCCGCCGGGGGAGGTCATGGAGTTGGCCGAAAATGCCCCAACCATCGATCTGCCCCTGGAGCGGCCCCTGTACAGTGCGCCGGTCAAACCGCTGATTGCCGATGTGGAACTCGAAAGCGGCGCTGCCGAAGTCGACACTGCGGCGCTCTATGCCCAGGTGGTGGTCGACCGCGCCGAACTCCTGCGTCATCTGCGCCAAGCCTTGCAGGAGCGTCCCCAGATCAGCCTCGCTGAGGTCATCCAGCGCCATCCCCTGCGCCACGGGCTGGCGGAACTCCTGATTTACCTGCAATTGGCCGGTGACTGGCCTCAGACCGCGGTTGACGAGGATCACCAGGATCTGATCGAATGGCCGACGGACGACGGCACCATCCGCCGCGCCCGTCTGCCGCGCATTGTCTTTTTGAGGATGAGTTGA
- a CDS encoding DUF4194 domain-containing protein → MIGKHPSVAEVEETDADLSTVVIPLLKGVIYQDENPVLWNGLLNLQTRVRDYVAVLGLELMLDEAEGYAFLRSRPAEDEEQAGRLPRLVARRRLSFPVSLLLALLRKKLAESDAGGGDTRLILSRDEVVELIRVFLPAGSNETRLIDQVDTHLNKVAEMGFVRRLRGQEKMFEVRRIIKAFIDAQWLAEFDQRLEEYRRQLMTGDLSGDE, encoded by the coding sequence ATGATAGGAAAACATCCGTCTGTCGCCGAGGTTGAAGAGACCGACGCCGACCTCTCCACCGTCGTCATCCCCTTGCTCAAGGGGGTGATTTATCAGGACGAGAACCCGGTCCTGTGGAATGGCCTGCTCAATCTGCAAACGCGGGTGCGCGATTACGTGGCGGTGCTCGGTCTGGAGTTGATGCTCGATGAGGCCGAAGGCTATGCCTTTTTGCGTTCGCGTCCCGCCGAGGATGAAGAGCAGGCCGGCCGTCTGCCGCGTCTGGTGGCGCGCCGCCGCCTCTCATTTCCGGTCAGTCTGCTGCTGGCGCTGTTGCGCAAGAAACTGGCGGAATCCGATGCCGGCGGCGGCGACACCCGGCTGATCTTGTCGCGTGACGAAGTGGTGGAGCTGATCCGGGTATTTCTGCCCGCGGGCAGCAATGAAACCCGCTTGATCGACCAGGTCGACACCCATCTCAACAAGGTCGCCGAAATGGGGTTCGTGCGGCGGCTGCGCGGGCAGGAAAAGATGTTCGAGGTGCGGCGCATCATCAAGGCGTTCATCGATGCCCAGTGGCTGGCCGAGTTCGACCAACGTCTGGAAGAATACCGCCGACAACTGATGACGGGAGACCTGAGCGGCGATGAGTGA